A genomic segment from Polyangium mundeleinium encodes:
- a CDS encoding 2-oxoglutarate dehydrogenase E1 component, translating to MQLDFGINAGFVEELYAQYLENPEKVDPSWRTFFEGRRGPSQTAAPVVRAPVQVAPPAASPVTSPAPLAEPPRYTNGGAAPAQASLFTQEPARRQRRSSPPPPPPRVPGFDFISSEQEMMSTAATRARVYQLVNAYRVRGHLFAHIDPLGLPPPAPPELNLDNFDLSEADLDQPFPTVDLAGLPAISTLREIMNRLEETYCRSIGVEFTHIEDPDQRVWLQRRMEATKNRLELSRDKQLRILTKLSDAEIFEQFIHRSYEAGTKRFSLEGGEALIPLLDLLIERAGAEGVDEIVFGMAHRGRLNVLSNILEKSPREIFAHFEDKDPERYVGAGDVKYHLGYSNDRITESGHKVHLTLTFNPSHLEFVNPVVEGRVRAKQDRIGAGSPDAARKVMPLLIHGDAAFIGQGIVPETLNMSNLEGYRTGGTIHVIVNNQVGFTTNPSESRSTRYASDITRMLKVPVFHVNGEDPEAVAQVALLASEWRQRFGLDVVIDMYCYRRYGHNEGDEPRYTQPRMYAVIDKKPTVRQMYVKRLVAMGQVSEEKAEEILVRRREALNVALQEVKQKGFAPVTYAMAGVWSSYRGGRDAATPEVPTGVPADKLIDLSRRLLELPGDFKVHPKVMPILKARHDRLVKGEPFDWGTGEMLAYASLLSEKTPVRISGQDVRRGTFSHRHAVVVDIETGESFAPLSRVAEGPARLDIHNSPLSEAGVLGFEFGYALDYPDALVIWEAQFGDFLNGAQVIVDQFITSSEDKWHRLSGLVLFLPHGYEGQGPEHSSARMERFLQNSAEDNIQVCNLTTPAQLFHVLRRQVLRPWRKPLIIATPKSLLRVATTAKGPRPVSTIDDLANGRFQRAIGDDVVDPSEVKKILLCSGKVYYDLAVTREQRGLKDVAIVRLEQLFPLNRELTDVLANYKEGTKLVWVQEEPINYGAWYYINAVLPQFLGGRFPLSVVGRQPSASPATGSKASHNLEQKRLMDEAFA from the coding sequence ATGCAGCTTGATTTCGGCATCAACGCAGGGTTCGTCGAAGAGCTCTACGCGCAATACCTGGAGAATCCCGAGAAGGTCGACCCGAGCTGGAGGACCTTCTTCGAGGGACGACGAGGTCCGTCCCAGACAGCCGCCCCGGTGGTTCGAGCGCCCGTGCAGGTCGCTCCGCCGGCGGCGTCGCCCGTGACGTCCCCCGCGCCGCTCGCGGAGCCGCCGCGCTACACGAACGGTGGAGCCGCGCCCGCGCAGGCGAGCCTGTTTACGCAGGAGCCGGCGCGCCGGCAGCGCCGTTCGTCGCCGCCGCCCCCGCCGCCGCGCGTGCCGGGCTTCGATTTCATCTCCTCCGAGCAGGAGATGATGTCGACCGCGGCGACCCGCGCGCGCGTCTACCAGCTCGTCAACGCGTACCGCGTGCGAGGCCACCTCTTCGCGCACATCGATCCGCTCGGTTTGCCGCCGCCCGCGCCGCCCGAGCTCAACCTCGACAACTTCGACCTCAGCGAAGCGGACCTCGACCAGCCCTTCCCCACGGTCGACCTCGCCGGGCTGCCCGCGATCTCCACGCTCCGCGAGATCATGAACCGCCTGGAGGAAACGTACTGCCGCTCGATCGGCGTCGAGTTCACGCACATCGAGGATCCGGACCAGCGCGTTTGGCTCCAGCGTCGCATGGAGGCGACGAAGAACCGCCTCGAGCTCAGCCGCGACAAGCAGCTCCGCATCCTGACGAAGCTCTCCGACGCCGAGATCTTCGAGCAGTTCATCCACCGGAGCTACGAGGCCGGCACGAAGCGCTTCTCGCTCGAAGGCGGCGAGGCGCTGATCCCGCTGCTCGACCTCCTCATCGAGCGCGCCGGCGCCGAGGGCGTCGACGAGATCGTCTTCGGCATGGCGCACCGCGGCCGCCTCAACGTGCTCTCGAACATCCTCGAAAAGAGCCCGCGCGAGATCTTCGCGCACTTCGAGGACAAAGATCCCGAGCGGTACGTCGGCGCGGGCGACGTGAAGTACCACCTCGGCTACTCGAACGACCGCATCACGGAGTCGGGCCACAAGGTCCACCTCACGCTCACGTTCAACCCGAGCCACCTCGAGTTCGTGAACCCTGTGGTCGAGGGCCGCGTCCGCGCCAAGCAGGACCGCATCGGCGCCGGCTCCCCTGACGCCGCGCGCAAGGTCATGCCCTTGCTCATCCACGGCGACGCCGCGTTCATCGGCCAGGGCATCGTCCCCGAGACGCTCAACATGAGCAACCTCGAGGGCTACCGGACCGGTGGCACGATTCACGTGATCGTGAACAACCAGGTCGGGTTCACGACGAACCCGAGCGAGTCGCGCTCCACGCGGTACGCGTCCGACATCACGCGCATGCTGAAGGTCCCCGTCTTCCACGTGAACGGCGAGGATCCGGAGGCTGTCGCGCAAGTCGCGCTGCTCGCGAGCGAGTGGCGCCAGCGCTTCGGCCTGGATGTCGTGATCGACATGTACTGCTACCGCCGCTACGGCCACAACGAGGGCGACGAGCCGCGCTACACGCAGCCGCGGATGTACGCCGTCATCGACAAGAAGCCGACCGTCCGGCAGATGTACGTGAAGCGCCTGGTCGCGATGGGCCAGGTGAGCGAAGAGAAGGCCGAGGAGATCCTCGTCCGCCGCCGCGAGGCGCTCAACGTCGCGCTGCAAGAGGTCAAGCAGAAGGGCTTCGCACCGGTCACGTACGCGATGGCCGGCGTGTGGTCGAGCTACCGCGGCGGCCGCGACGCGGCCACGCCCGAGGTGCCGACGGGCGTGCCCGCCGACAAGCTCATCGACCTCTCGCGCCGCCTCCTCGAGCTGCCGGGCGACTTCAAGGTGCACCCGAAGGTCATGCCCATCCTGAAGGCGCGCCACGACCGCCTCGTGAAGGGCGAGCCCTTCGACTGGGGCACGGGCGAGATGCTCGCGTACGCCTCGCTCCTCTCCGAGAAGACGCCCGTGCGCATCTCGGGCCAGGACGTGCGCCGCGGGACGTTCAGCCATCGCCACGCGGTCGTCGTCGACATCGAGACGGGCGAGAGCTTCGCCCCGCTCTCGCGTGTCGCGGAGGGCCCCGCGCGCCTCGACATCCACAACAGCCCCCTCAGCGAGGCGGGCGTGCTCGGCTTCGAGTTCGGCTACGCGCTCGACTACCCCGACGCGCTCGTCATCTGGGAGGCGCAGTTCGGCGACTTCCTCAACGGCGCGCAGGTCATCGTCGACCAGTTCATCACGTCGAGCGAGGACAAGTGGCACAGGCTCTCGGGCCTCGTCCTCTTCCTCCCGCACGGCTACGAGGGCCAGGGCCCGGAGCACTCGAGCGCGCGTATGGAGCGCTTCCTCCAGAACAGCGCCGAGGACAACATCCAGGTCTGCAACCTGACGACGCCGGCCCAGCTCTTCCACGTGCTGCGCCGCCAGGTCCTTCGCCCGTGGCGCAAGCCGCTCATCATCGCCACGCCGAAGAGCCTGCTCCGCGTCGCCACCACGGCCAAGGGCCCGCGCCCCGTCTCCACGATCGACGACCTCGCGAACGGCCGATTCCAGCGCGCGATCGGCGACGACGTGGTCGATCCTTCGGAGGTGAAAAAGATCCTGCTCTGCTCGGGCAAGGTCTACTACGACCTCGCCGTGACGCGGGAGCAGCGCGGCCTCAAGGACGTGGCCATCGTGCGGCTCGAGCAGCTCTTCCCGCTGAACCGCGAGCTCACCGACGTGCTCGCGAATTACAAGGAAGGCACGAAGCTCGTGTGGGTCCAGGAGGAGCCGATCAACTACGGCGCCTGGTACTACATCAACGCGGTGCTTCCCCAGTTCCTCGGCGGACGCTTCCCGCTCTCCGTCGTGGGTCGTCAGCCGAGCGCGAGCCCCGCGACTGGGTCGAAGGCGAGCCACAACCTGGAGCAGAAGCGGCTCATGGACGAAGCGTTCGCCTGA
- a CDS encoding glucose-6-phosphate isomerase encodes MNDGLDRFRAHLFHDERLGFWLDTSRIRWAADFLDGLEPRLQAAYEAMAALERGAVANPDEGRMVGHYWLRAPELAPDPSIRDAITTTLGRVLTFAEDVHAARIRPERASRFRDVLLIGIGGSALGPQLVSAALTSPADRMRVWFFDNTDPDGFDRTLDAIGDALPGTLAVVISKSGGTKETRNGMLEAEAAYARLGLDFAKHAVVVTGEGSELDKHAVARGFLDRFPMWDWVGGRTSELSAVGLLPAALQGLDVEDMLRGARAMDEVTRSRVTKRNPAAQLAAAWLSATGGAGKKDMVLLPYKDRLELFSRYAQQLVMESLGKRLDRHGREVWQGISVYGNKGSTDQHAYVQQLRDGVDNFFVTFLEVLLDRAPQRGDLSVEPDVTSGDYLSGFLQGTRRALDERGRASITITLEALDATSLGALIALYERAVGIYAELVDINAYHQPGVEAGKKAAQAVIDLEQRVLAALRAKAGTSLSLAEIAAAAGSDDPETVFWILRHLSANPRRGVLRVRGQGAAAEVGSPLDWSWMVAAAP; translated from the coding sequence ATGAACGACGGGCTCGATCGGTTTCGCGCGCACCTGTTTCACGACGAGCGCCTCGGCTTCTGGCTGGACACGAGCCGGATCCGGTGGGCGGCGGACTTCCTCGACGGGCTCGAGCCGCGGCTCCAGGCGGCCTACGAGGCGATGGCAGCGCTCGAACGCGGCGCGGTCGCGAACCCCGACGAGGGGCGCATGGTGGGTCACTACTGGCTCCGGGCGCCCGAGCTCGCGCCGGATCCGTCGATCCGCGACGCGATCACCACGACGCTCGGACGCGTGCTCACGTTCGCAGAGGACGTGCACGCCGCGCGCATCCGCCCCGAGCGCGCGAGCCGCTTCCGCGACGTGTTGCTCATCGGCATCGGCGGCTCGGCACTCGGGCCCCAGCTCGTCTCCGCCGCGCTCACGTCGCCCGCGGATCGCATGCGCGTCTGGTTCTTCGACAACACCGATCCCGACGGATTCGATCGCACCCTCGACGCGATCGGCGACGCGCTCCCCGGGACGCTCGCGGTCGTCATCTCGAAGTCGGGCGGTACGAAGGAGACGCGCAACGGGATGCTCGAAGCCGAGGCAGCCTACGCGCGGCTCGGGCTCGACTTCGCGAAGCACGCGGTGGTGGTGACGGGCGAGGGCAGCGAGCTCGACAAGCACGCCGTGGCGCGCGGGTTTCTCGATCGGTTCCCGATGTGGGACTGGGTCGGCGGGCGGACGAGCGAGCTCAGCGCGGTGGGCCTCTTGCCGGCGGCGCTGCAAGGGCTCGACGTGGAGGACATGCTGCGCGGCGCGCGCGCGATGGACGAGGTGACGCGGTCGCGCGTGACGAAGCGGAATCCGGCGGCGCAGCTCGCAGCGGCGTGGCTGTCGGCGACGGGCGGCGCGGGCAAGAAGGACATGGTGCTCTTGCCGTACAAGGACCGGCTCGAGCTCTTCAGCCGGTACGCGCAGCAGCTCGTGATGGAGTCGCTCGGCAAGCGGCTCGATCGGCACGGGCGCGAGGTCTGGCAGGGGATCAGCGTCTACGGCAACAAGGGCTCGACGGATCAACACGCGTACGTGCAGCAGCTCCGCGACGGGGTCGACAACTTCTTCGTGACGTTCCTCGAAGTGTTGCTCGATCGCGCGCCGCAGCGAGGGGATCTCTCCGTGGAGCCGGACGTGACGTCGGGCGATTACCTCTCGGGGTTCTTGCAAGGCACGCGGCGCGCGCTCGACGAGCGAGGGCGCGCGTCGATCACGATCACGCTGGAGGCGCTCGACGCGACGTCGCTCGGCGCGCTCATCGCGCTCTACGAGCGGGCCGTGGGGATCTACGCGGAGCTCGTGGACATCAACGCGTACCACCAGCCGGGCGTGGAGGCGGGCAAGAAGGCGGCGCAGGCGGTGATCGATCTCGAACAGCGCGTGCTCGCCGCGCTCCGCGCGAAGGCGGGGACGTCGCTCTCGCTCGCGGAGATCGCGGCGGCGGCGGGCAGCGACGATCCGGAGACGGTGTTCTGGATCCTGCGGCATCTGTCGGCGAACCCGCGTCGCGGCGTGCTCCGCGTGCGGGGCCAAGGCGCCGCAGCCGAGGTGGGGTCGCCGCTCGACTGGTCGTGGATGGTCGCCGCCGCCCCGTGA